In Streptomyces sp. SN-593, a single genomic region encodes these proteins:
- a CDS encoding MFS transporter has translation MSAQPVSLRSLIPAVFLPVLVFETGMGALAPVLALSGRALGAGVGAAGLVLALLGVGQILGDVPAGALAARLGDRKAMLVASAVTAVTLSGCALARHVWELAIAVTVTGASNAVVMLARQSYLTEAVAPHLRARALSTLGGMSRVGAFVGPFLGAAVLSGGRPVHDVYWLALVCTAVTVVVLVTVPDVAEPVVRGGAKPVPVRAVLRDHRGVFATLGLAVLLVGSVRATRQTVLPLWAEHLGQSASSTSLVFGIAGLVDTLTFYPSGQVMDRAGRLWIAVPSMLVLGGAQAALPLTHTLTELTVVAMLIGFGNGIGSGILMTLGADVAPPATRSQFLGVWRLCADSGSAGGPLVVSAAASLGSLAAGISVMGAVGVAAAGALLRWVPRYSAFATTGARRAGTAVAGGVGTGRARAGPAPTRPAEPGDIRPAPRGDAPAGARGDAPAAGAPDAASGTSRDAPRP, from the coding sequence GTGAGCGCGCAGCCGGTGTCGCTGAGGAGCCTGATCCCCGCGGTCTTCCTGCCGGTGCTGGTCTTCGAGACCGGGATGGGCGCGCTGGCCCCCGTACTCGCGCTCAGCGGCCGTGCGCTCGGCGCCGGTGTCGGCGCCGCCGGGCTGGTGCTGGCGCTGCTGGGCGTCGGGCAGATCCTCGGCGACGTGCCGGCCGGCGCGCTGGCGGCGCGGCTGGGCGACCGCAAGGCGATGCTGGTCGCCTCCGCCGTCACCGCGGTCACCCTGAGCGGGTGCGCGCTGGCCCGCCACGTCTGGGAGCTGGCGATCGCGGTCACCGTCACCGGGGCGTCCAACGCGGTGGTCATGCTGGCCCGGCAGTCCTACCTGACCGAGGCGGTGGCCCCGCACCTGCGGGCCCGGGCGCTGTCGACGCTGGGCGGGATGTCACGGGTGGGCGCGTTCGTGGGGCCGTTCCTCGGCGCGGCCGTGCTCAGCGGCGGCCGCCCGGTGCACGACGTCTACTGGCTCGCGCTGGTGTGCACGGCCGTCACCGTCGTGGTCCTGGTCACCGTGCCCGACGTCGCCGAGCCGGTCGTCCGCGGCGGCGCGAAGCCCGTACCGGTGCGGGCGGTGCTGCGCGACCACCGGGGGGTCTTCGCCACGCTCGGCCTGGCGGTGCTGCTGGTCGGCTCGGTCCGGGCGACCCGGCAGACCGTCCTGCCGCTGTGGGCCGAGCACCTCGGCCAGAGCGCGTCGTCCACCAGCCTCGTGTTCGGCATCGCCGGTCTGGTCGACACGCTGACCTTCTACCCGTCCGGCCAGGTGATGGACCGCGCCGGCCGGCTGTGGATCGCGGTGCCGTCCATGCTGGTGCTCGGCGGCGCCCAGGCCGCCCTGCCGCTCACCCACACGCTCACCGAACTGACCGTGGTGGCCATGCTCATCGGCTTCGGCAACGGGATCGGCAGCGGCATCCTGATGACCCTCGGCGCCGACGTGGCGCCCCCGGCCACCCGCTCGCAGTTCCTCGGCGTGTGGCGGCTGTGCGCGGACTCCGGCAGCGCGGGCGGGCCGCTGGTGGTGTCGGCGGCCGCCTCGCTCGGCAGCCTGGCGGCCGGCATCTCGGTCATGGGCGCGGTGGGCGTCGCGGCGGCGGGCGCCCTGCTGCGGTGGGTGCCGCGGTACTCGGCCTTCGCGACGACCGGGGCGCGGCGGGCGGGCACGGCGGTGGCGGGTGGCGTGGGGACGGGCCGGGCCCGGGCGGGACCCGCGCCGACCCGTCCGGCCGAGCCCGGGGACATCCGGCCCGCACCCCGCGGGGACGCCCCGGCCGGGGCCCGGGGCGACGCGCCGGCCGCCGGTGCCCCCGACGCGGCGTCCGGGACCTCCCGGGACGCGCCCCGCCCGTAG
- a CDS encoding N-acetylmuramoyl-L-alanine amidase, translating to MRLHRPKLAWYLPALALLVTCSAPQHRANAPRQASAAVRPASLRPAVVLRAAWGADQKHVRPGMVYDRSVKAVFVHHTDNPNTYDCKKDVPKMLLALEQRHIELGWDDLGYNFVVDRCGGIYEGRTGSVDRDVRGSHTEGFNNDTVGIAALGNFGAGRQVPRAMLEAIAEIAAWKLDPGISPLGKVRLVSSNNASRFPKGTAVEVNTVSGHRDVYQTDCPGQALYDALPWVRQEAARLREQAARNG from the coding sequence ATGCGGCTGCACCGGCCCAAGCTGGCGTGGTACCTGCCGGCCCTGGCCCTCCTCGTGACCTGCTCGGCGCCGCAGCACCGGGCGAACGCGCCGCGGCAGGCGTCTGCCGCGGTCCGTCCGGCGTCCCTGCGCCCGGCGGTCGTCCTGCGCGCGGCATGGGGCGCGGACCAGAAGCACGTACGGCCGGGCATGGTCTACGACCGCTCGGTCAAGGCGGTGTTCGTGCACCACACGGACAACCCCAACACCTACGACTGCAAGAAGGACGTGCCGAAGATGCTGCTGGCCCTGGAGCAGCGGCACATCGAGCTCGGCTGGGACGACCTCGGCTACAACTTCGTCGTCGACCGGTGCGGCGGCATCTACGAGGGGCGGACCGGCAGCGTGGACCGCGACGTGCGCGGCTCGCACACCGAGGGCTTCAACAACGACACCGTCGGGATAGCCGCCCTCGGCAACTTCGGCGCGGGCCGGCAGGTGCCGCGGGCCATGCTGGAGGCGATCGCGGAGATAGCGGCCTGGAAGCTCGACCCGGGGATCAGCCCGCTGGGCAAGGTCCGCCTGGTGTCCAGCAACAACGCGAGCCGCTTCCCGAAGGGCACGGCGGTGGAGGTCAATACGGTCTCCGGGCACCGCGACGTCTACCAGACCGACTGCCCCGGCCAGGCGCTGTACGACGCGCTGCCGTGGGTGCGGCAGGAGGCGGCCCGGCTGCGCGAGCAGGCCGCCCGGAACGGCTGA
- a CDS encoding dipeptide ABC transporter ATP-binding protein, translating into MSGPASGSPSASGSASGSASGSADPPLVEVADLRIDFPTESGTVRAVDGIGFTLRPGEALGLVGESGSGKSATAYALLGLHRGTGAEVGGTVRVAGTDVLTAPDEELRRLRGGVAAVVFQDPLSALDPYLAVGDQIAEVYRVHRRVSRAAARARAVEVLDRVGIPTAARRARSRPHEFSGGMRQRALIAMALACEPRLIVADEPTTALDVTVQAQVLDLLHELRTGSDLALLLVTHDLGVAAGTVDRLLVLQHGAAVESGDTATVLAHPEHAYTRALLSAVPRITPSAAAPEPAQEVAADEGTAPEVLPEDGAAEDGAEPRAGTRDEAEAVDRTKPAGGRKAEAEPEPDRAPASATAAVAGSRGGGGASGEPLLEAVGLRREFGRGRARFAAVDGVNLVVHAGETLGVVGESGSGKTTLGRMLVRLLDPTQGEVRYRGEDIARLGDRRLRPLRRELQMVFQDPVSSLNPRRSIGESIADPLRAAGALTDRQITSRVRELLERVGLEPSWYHRYPHEFSGGQRQRVGIARALAPEPRLVVCDEPVSALDVSTQAQVVALLGELQRDLGLSLVFVAHDLAVVRQVSDRVAVMQAGRVVEEGAVEEVYGRPRDPYTRRLLAAVPVLDPAEARARRDARTATARTADPVRERPATAAAGPAAP; encoded by the coding sequence ATGTCGGGTCCCGCGTCCGGTTCCCCGTCCGCCTCCGGTTCGGCGTCGGGGTCGGCGTCGGGGTCGGCGGACCCGCCCCTGGTCGAGGTCGCCGACCTGCGCATCGACTTCCCGACCGAGTCCGGGACGGTGCGTGCCGTCGACGGGATCGGGTTCACGCTGCGGCCCGGCGAGGCGCTCGGCCTGGTCGGTGAGTCCGGCTCGGGCAAGTCCGCCACCGCGTACGCCCTGCTGGGGCTGCACCGCGGCACCGGTGCGGAGGTCGGCGGGACGGTCCGGGTGGCGGGCACCGACGTGCTCACCGCGCCCGACGAGGAACTGCGGCGGCTGCGCGGCGGCGTCGCGGCGGTCGTCTTCCAGGACCCGCTCAGCGCCCTGGACCCCTACCTCGCGGTCGGCGACCAGATCGCCGAGGTCTACCGGGTGCACCGCCGGGTCTCCCGCGCCGCCGCCCGGGCCCGCGCCGTCGAGGTGCTCGACCGCGTCGGCATCCCCACCGCGGCCCGCCGGGCCCGGTCCCGGCCGCACGAGTTCAGCGGCGGGATGCGGCAACGCGCGCTGATCGCGATGGCGCTGGCCTGCGAGCCGCGGCTGATCGTGGCCGACGAGCCGACCACCGCGCTCGACGTCACCGTGCAGGCGCAGGTGCTCGACCTGCTCCACGAGCTGCGCACCGGCTCCGACCTGGCGCTGCTGCTGGTCACCCACGACCTCGGAGTCGCCGCCGGCACGGTGGACCGGCTGCTGGTCCTCCAGCACGGTGCCGCCGTGGAGTCCGGCGACACCGCGACGGTGCTCGCGCACCCGGAACACGCCTACACGCGGGCGCTGCTGTCCGCGGTGCCCCGGATCACCCCGTCCGCCGCCGCGCCGGAACCGGCGCAGGAGGTGGCGGCGGACGAGGGGACGGCGCCGGAGGTGCTGCCCGAGGACGGGGCCGCCGAGGACGGGGCGGAGCCGCGGGCCGGGACGCGGGACGAGGCGGAGGCGGTGGACCGGACGAAGCCGGCCGGCGGGAGGAAGGCCGAGGCGGAGCCCGAGCCGGACCGCGCGCCCGCGAGCGCGACCGCGGCCGTCGCCGGGAGCCGGGGCGGGGGCGGGGCGTCCGGGGAGCCGCTGCTCGAAGCGGTCGGGCTGCGCAGGGAGTTCGGGCGCGGCCGGGCCCGCTTCGCCGCGGTGGACGGCGTGAACCTGGTGGTCCACGCGGGCGAGACACTCGGCGTCGTCGGGGAGAGCGGCAGCGGCAAGACCACGCTCGGCCGGATGCTGGTCCGGCTGCTCGACCCCACCCAGGGCGAGGTCCGCTACCGCGGCGAGGACATCGCACGGCTCGGCGACCGCCGGCTGCGCCCTTTGCGGCGGGAGTTGCAGATGGTCTTCCAGGACCCGGTCTCCTCGCTGAACCCGCGCCGCAGCATCGGCGAGTCGATCGCCGACCCGCTGCGGGCGGCCGGCGCGCTGACCGACCGGCAGATCACCTCGCGGGTGCGCGAGTTGCTGGAGCGGGTCGGACTCGAACCGTCCTGGTACCACCGCTACCCGCACGAGTTCAGCGGCGGGCAGCGGCAACGCGTGGGCATCGCACGGGCGTTGGCCCCCGAGCCGCGGCTGGTGGTCTGCGACGAGCCGGTCTCCGCGCTGGACGTCAGCACGCAGGCGCAGGTGGTCGCGCTGCTCGGCGAACTCCAGCGCGACCTGGGGCTGTCGCTGGTCTTCGTCGCCCACGACCTCGCGGTGGTCCGCCAGGTCAGCGACCGGGTCGCGGTGATGCAGGCGGGCCGGGTGGTCGAGGAGGGCGCCGTCGAGGAGGTCTACGGCCGCCCGCGCGACCCGTACACGCGGCGGCTGCTCGCCGCGGTCCCGGTGCTCGACCCGGCGGAGGCCCGTGCCCGCCGCGACGCCCGCACCGCCACGGCCCGGACGGCGGACCCGGTACGGGAGCGGCCGGCGACCGCGGCGGCGGGACCGGCCGCGCCGTAA
- a CDS encoding ABC transporter permease, translating into MIRFAGRRLLQAAAVLLVLAAVLYAVFYLAPGDAAQLACGPRCSTAQVAQVRAQMGLDDAVYVQFWHFLQGVFAGHDYSTGTGTLHCPAPCLGQSYRTGDLVTHVVAEKLPATASLALGAMVLWLVIGVGTGLVSALRRGTLVERLLTGFTLIGTATPVFITGILLLLVCCSWLRWLPYPTYVPFTSDPEQWAWNLLLPWLALALVEAAKYARLTRSSLLETLAEDHIRTFRAYGVPEGAIVRRHALRGALASVIALSALDLGTMFGGALLTETLFGVPGLGQQLVQSVQLKDLPVVVGIVLVMGLAVVVANALADVLYALTDRRVVLA; encoded by the coding sequence GTGATCCGCTTCGCCGGGCGGCGCCTGCTCCAGGCCGCCGCCGTGCTGCTGGTGCTCGCCGCCGTGCTCTACGCCGTCTTCTACCTCGCGCCGGGCGACGCCGCCCAGCTCGCCTGCGGGCCGCGCTGCTCCACCGCGCAGGTCGCCCAGGTCCGCGCCCAGATGGGCCTCGACGACGCGGTGTACGTCCAGTTCTGGCACTTCCTCCAGGGGGTGTTCGCCGGCCACGACTACAGCACCGGAACCGGCACCCTGCACTGCCCGGCGCCCTGCCTGGGACAGTCGTACCGCACCGGGGACCTGGTCACCCACGTCGTCGCCGAGAAGCTGCCGGCGACCGCGTCGCTCGCGCTGGGCGCCATGGTGCTGTGGCTGGTGATCGGGGTGGGCACCGGCCTGGTCTCCGCGCTGCGCCGCGGCACCCTGGTCGAGCGGCTGCTGACCGGCTTCACCCTGATCGGCACGGCCACCCCGGTGTTCATCACCGGCATCCTGCTGCTCCTGGTCTGCTGCTCGTGGCTGCGCTGGCTGCCGTACCCGACCTACGTGCCGTTCACCTCCGACCCCGAGCAGTGGGCGTGGAACCTGCTGCTGCCGTGGCTGGCGCTCGCGCTGGTGGAGGCGGCCAAGTACGCCCGGCTGACCCGCAGTTCGCTGCTGGAGACGCTGGCGGAGGACCACATCAGGACCTTCCGCGCCTACGGCGTGCCCGAGGGCGCGATCGTCCGCCGGCACGCGCTGCGCGGGGCGCTGGCCTCGGTGATCGCACTGTCCGCGCTGGACCTCGGCACCATGTTCGGCGGCGCGCTGCTCACCGAGACGCTCTTCGGCGTCCCCGGGCTCGGCCAGCAACTGGTGCAGTCCGTGCAACTGAAGGACCTGCCCGTGGTGGTGGGGATCGTCCTGGTGATGGGCCTGGCGGTGGTGGTCGCGAACGCGCTCGCCGACGTGCTGTACGCCCTCACCGACCGAAGGGTGGTGCTGGCGTGA
- a CDS encoding ABC transporter permease: protein MSSEHPLAGGGAAAAAPPAGDPSLDLAPADGPAPGGRQFWHRLRAERAALAGGAVVVLLVLVAVAAPLLAAVEGQDTTTYHAALLDSKAGAVPLGHFGGVSGTHWLGVEPGTGRDLFARLAYGARTSLAVAFGATILQVVVGTAFGLAAGLGNRAVDGLLSRVADIFVTLPALVFAIALLAVVPGGFPRPLLLALVLGLLAWGGTAKIVRVQVLTQKSLDHVAASRLAGSSAWRTARRELLPALVAPVLAYAAILLPSNIVSEAGLSFLGIGVNPPTASWGQMLSTASTWYQADSAYVLLPALLLLVTVLAFTVLAEGVRVALDPRSRSRLRIGTRKGAAS from the coding sequence GTGAGCAGCGAACACCCGCTCGCCGGGGGCGGTGCGGCCGCGGCCGCGCCGCCCGCCGGCGACCCGTCCCTCGACCTGGCCCCCGCCGACGGGCCGGCCCCCGGCGGGCGGCAGTTCTGGCACCGGCTGCGCGCCGAGCGCGCCGCGCTGGCCGGCGGCGCCGTGGTGGTGCTGCTGGTGCTGGTGGCCGTGGCCGCCCCGCTGCTGGCCGCCGTCGAGGGCCAGGACACCACCACCTACCACGCCGCGCTGCTGGACTCGAAGGCCGGCGCGGTGCCGCTCGGCCACTTCGGCGGCGTCAGCGGCACCCACTGGCTGGGCGTCGAGCCCGGCACCGGCCGCGACCTGTTCGCCCGGCTCGCCTACGGCGCGCGCACCTCCCTGGCCGTGGCGTTCGGCGCCACGATCCTCCAGGTGGTCGTCGGCACCGCCTTCGGGCTGGCCGCCGGACTCGGCAACCGCGCCGTCGACGGGCTGCTCAGCCGGGTCGCCGACATCTTCGTCACGCTGCCCGCGCTGGTCTTCGCCATCGCGCTGCTCGCGGTGGTGCCCGGCGGCTTCCCGCGCCCGCTGCTGCTCGCGCTGGTGCTCGGGCTGCTCGCCTGGGGCGGCACCGCCAAGATCGTCCGCGTCCAGGTGCTCACCCAGAAGTCCCTGGACCATGTCGCCGCCTCCCGGCTGGCCGGCTCCAGCGCCTGGCGCACCGCCCGCCGCGAGCTGCTGCCGGCGCTGGTCGCCCCGGTGCTCGCCTACGCGGCGATCCTGTTGCCGAGCAACATCGTCTCCGAGGCGGGCCTGTCCTTCCTCGGCATCGGGGTCAACCCGCCCACCGCGTCGTGGGGCCAGATGCTCTCCACCGCCTCCACCTGGTACCAGGCCGACTCCGCGTACGTCCTGCTGCCCGCGCTGCTGCTGCTCGTCACGGTGCTCGCCTTCACGGTGCTCGCCGAAGGCGTCCGGGTCGCGCTCGACCCGCGCTCGCGCAGCCGGCTGCGGATCGGCACCCGCAAGGGGGCCGCGTCGTGA
- a CDS encoding ABC transporter substrate-binding protein — translation MSRLSLSPRQLGAIAVGLALAAGAVACGPKSGDSAAKGSDSTPHRGGTLYVLNNQPQNNFDPARLYTSGGGNVPSLVYRTLTTRARADGAAGNKVVPDLATDTGEPSKDATVWTYHLKDGLKYQDGTAITTADIKYDIERSFAAELSGGAPYLRDWLVGAQDYQGPYKDPKGLSSIETPDAKTIVFHLRKSEGDFPLLATQTSFAPVPKAKDTGTKYAEHPVSSGPYEVVSNQNNGEHIVLRRNPNWSQATDDQRRAYPDTIDVQSGLDQAVINQRLSAGVGKDADAVTTDTNLGPAELAKITGDKALSSRVGTGHFGYTDYIAFNPKVKPFDNIKVREAVAYAVDRTTVIDADGGSSLAEPATSFLPDQAAFNGGTSSDPFPAGAGGDPAKARELLKEAGYPNGLTVTLTHDTNKGGEEGPEVATAVQEALKKAGITVKLDGLEHNAFDDKVYSVKTEPGMFLAGWGADWPSGGPFLGPIFDGRQIVEDGYNFNSSQLNDPAVNSEIDSIDKITDLAAAAKRWGALDQKIGEQALTVPLVHPVYKRLYGKDIRNVVISDWTGVLDISQVAVK, via the coding sequence ATGTCTCGCTTGTCCCTGTCGCCAAGGCAGTTGGGCGCCATAGCCGTCGGTCTCGCCCTCGCCGCGGGGGCCGTCGCCTGCGGCCCCAAGAGCGGCGACTCGGCCGCGAAGGGCTCCGACTCGACCCCGCACCGGGGCGGCACCCTCTACGTGCTGAACAACCAGCCGCAGAACAACTTCGACCCCGCCCGCCTGTACACCTCCGGCGGCGGCAACGTCCCCTCCCTGGTCTACCGCACCCTGACCACCCGCGCCCGGGCGGACGGCGCGGCCGGCAACAAGGTCGTGCCCGACCTCGCCACGGACACCGGCGAGCCGAGCAAGGACGCCACCGTGTGGACGTACCACCTCAAGGACGGCCTGAAGTACCAGGACGGCACGGCCATCACCACCGCCGACATCAAGTACGACATCGAGCGCTCCTTCGCGGCGGAGCTGTCCGGCGGCGCCCCCTACCTGCGGGACTGGCTGGTCGGCGCGCAGGACTACCAGGGCCCGTACAAGGACCCGAAGGGCCTGTCGTCGATCGAGACGCCCGACGCGAAGACGATCGTCTTCCACCTGCGCAAGTCCGAGGGCGACTTCCCGCTGCTCGCCACGCAGACCTCCTTCGCACCGGTGCCCAAGGCCAAGGACACCGGCACCAAGTACGCCGAGCACCCGGTCTCCTCCGGCCCGTACGAGGTGGTCAGCAACCAGAACAACGGCGAGCACATCGTGCTGCGGCGCAACCCGAACTGGTCGCAGGCCACCGACGACCAGCGGCGCGCCTACCCCGACACCATCGACGTGCAGTCCGGGCTCGACCAGGCCGTGATCAACCAGCGGCTGTCCGCGGGCGTCGGGAAGGACGCCGACGCGGTGACCACCGACACCAACCTCGGCCCGGCCGAACTCGCCAAGATCACCGGCGACAAGGCGCTGTCCTCCCGGGTCGGCACCGGCCACTTCGGCTACACCGACTACATCGCCTTCAACCCGAAGGTGAAGCCGTTCGACAACATCAAGGTGCGCGAGGCCGTCGCGTACGCCGTCGACCGGACCACCGTCATCGACGCCGACGGCGGCTCCTCGCTCGCCGAGCCCGCCACCAGCTTCCTGCCGGACCAGGCCGCCTTCAACGGCGGCACGTCGTCCGACCCGTTCCCGGCGGGCGCCGGCGGCGACCCGGCCAAGGCGCGCGAGCTGCTGAAGGAGGCCGGCTACCCGAACGGGCTGACGGTCACCCTCACCCACGACACCAACAAGGGCGGCGAGGAGGGCCCCGAGGTCGCCACCGCGGTCCAGGAGGCACTGAAGAAGGCCGGCATCACCGTCAAGCTCGACGGCCTGGAGCACAACGCCTTCGACGACAAGGTCTACAGCGTGAAGACCGAGCCGGGCATGTTCCTGGCCGGCTGGGGTGCCGACTGGCCGTCCGGCGGTCCGTTCCTCGGCCCGATCTTCGACGGCCGGCAGATCGTCGAGGACGGCTACAACTTCAACAGCTCCCAGCTCAACGACCCCGCGGTCAACAGCGAGATCGACTCCATCGACAAGATCACCGACCTGGCCGCCGCCGCGAAGCGCTGGGGCGCCCTCGACCAGAAGATCGGCGAGCAGGCGCTGACCGTGCCGCTGGTGCACCCCGTCTACAAGCGGCTGTACGGCAAGGACATCCGCAACGTGGTGATCAGCGACTGGACCGGCGTGCTGGACATCTCCCAGGTCGCGGTGAAGTGA
- a CDS encoding Ms4533A family Cys-rich leader peptide: MRLCPIRPVVRASIELALIGVTGHCVADVHCR, encoded by the coding sequence ATGCGCCTGTGCCCCATCCGCCCCGTGGTCCGCGCCAGCATCGAGCTGGCGCTGATCGGCGTGACCGGGCACTGCGTCGCCGACGTGCACTGTCGCTGA
- a CDS encoding cysteine/serine endopeptidase inhibitor codes for MRIARRIGRWLGGLAGASALVLLATGPAAADVPIGQSMTGEMTYYNDAGYGACGTPIDASSQYLVAVSYQWWTAANPNADPLCDGISVQVSYGGKTITVPVADKCPTCDATHIDLSEPAFTEFAPTGTGVVTGITWQFVSSGGTTTPPPPAAPTGLRVTGTTGSSVSLSWTGVTGATSYTVRRDGAAAGTATGTTFTDTGLASGSTHSYTVTATGSSGAVSASSAAVTATTTGTSGGGGGGTGCPAAWSSGTSYAPGATVSYAGHAYTATAYSTGAAPNDPASWAAWTDNGPC; via the coding sequence TTGCGCATCGCGCGACGCATCGGCCGCTGGCTCGGCGGCCTCGCAGGCGCCTCGGCACTGGTACTGCTGGCCACCGGGCCGGCAGCGGCCGACGTACCGATCGGCCAGTCCATGACCGGTGAGATGACGTACTACAACGACGCCGGCTACGGCGCCTGCGGCACCCCCATCGACGCGTCCTCGCAGTACCTGGTCGCCGTGTCCTACCAGTGGTGGACCGCCGCCAACCCCAACGCCGACCCGCTGTGCGACGGGATATCGGTGCAGGTCAGCTACGGCGGCAAGACCATCACCGTCCCGGTGGCGGACAAGTGCCCGACCTGCGACGCCACCCACATCGACCTGAGCGAGCCGGCGTTCACCGAGTTCGCGCCGACCGGGACCGGCGTCGTCACCGGCATCACCTGGCAGTTCGTCTCCTCCGGCGGCACCACCACCCCGCCGCCGCCGGCCGCGCCCACCGGCCTGCGGGTCACCGGCACCACCGGCAGCTCGGTCTCGCTGTCCTGGACCGGCGTCACCGGCGCGACGTCCTACACCGTCCGCCGCGACGGCGCAGCGGCCGGCACCGCCACCGGCACCACCTTCACCGACACCGGGCTCGCCTCGGGCAGCACCCACAGCTACACCGTGACCGCCACCGGCTCCTCCGGGGCCGTCTCCGCGTCCTCCGCGGCCGTGACCGCGACCACCACCGGCACCAGCGGGGGCGGGGGCGGGGGCACCGGATGCCCGGCCGCCTGGAGCTCCGGCACCTCCTACGCGCCCGGCGCCACCGTCTCCTACGCCGGCCACGCCTACACCGCCACCGCCTACTCCACCGGCGCCGCCCCGAACGACCCCGCCTCCTGGGCCGCCTGGACCGACAACGGCCCCTGCTGA
- a CDS encoding sigma-70 family RNA polymerase sigma factor has translation MTGPDVDEVLADAFEEQRGRLVAVARRMLGSRADAEDAVQEAWLRLARQDTAAIGNLAAWLTTVVGRICLDELRSRRARPEDGYDERLPEVVELDGADAPEDAAVLAESVGVALLVVLDALGPAERLAFVLHDMFAVPFDEIGEILDRSADAAKMLASRARRKVRDTPRPSGEPGRRAVVEAFLAAARGGDFEGLLRVLHPDVTWRSYTSRGLVVRHGAGAVADRARLGAHAAVVARPARVDGGTGVMAWRRNGRPHSVMACTVVDGRIVEILSVGDPARLAVMDLPPCPEPREEPGPAGS, from the coding sequence ATGACCGGGCCTGATGTGGACGAGGTGCTGGCGGACGCGTTCGAGGAGCAGCGGGGGCGCCTGGTGGCGGTGGCCCGGCGGATGCTGGGGTCGCGGGCGGACGCCGAGGACGCCGTCCAGGAGGCGTGGCTGCGGCTGGCCCGCCAGGACACGGCCGCGATCGGCAACCTCGCCGCCTGGCTGACCACCGTGGTCGGCCGGATCTGCCTGGACGAGCTGCGCTCGCGCCGGGCCCGGCCCGAGGACGGCTACGACGAACGGCTGCCCGAGGTGGTGGAGTTGGACGGTGCGGACGCGCCCGAGGACGCCGCCGTGCTCGCCGAGTCGGTCGGGGTGGCGCTGCTGGTGGTGCTCGACGCCCTGGGTCCCGCCGAGCGGCTGGCGTTCGTGCTGCACGACATGTTCGCGGTGCCGTTCGACGAGATCGGGGAGATCCTCGACCGGTCCGCGGACGCGGCCAAGATGCTGGCCAGCCGGGCCCGCCGGAAGGTGCGGGACACGCCGCGCCCGAGCGGCGAGCCGGGGCGGCGCGCGGTGGTCGAGGCGTTCCTCGCGGCGGCGCGGGGCGGCGACTTCGAGGGCCTGCTGCGCGTGCTCCACCCCGACGTGACGTGGCGGTCGTACACCTCGCGCGGCCTGGTGGTCAGGCACGGCGCCGGCGCGGTGGCGGACCGGGCCCGGCTCGGGGCGCACGCCGCGGTGGTCGCGCGCCCGGCGCGGGTGGACGGCGGGACCGGTGTGATGGCGTGGCGCAGGAACGGCAGGCCGCACAGCGTGATGGCGTGCACCGTGGTCGACGGCCGGATCGTCGAGATCCTGTCGGTGGGCGACCCGGCCCGCCTGGCCGTGATGGACCTGCCGCCCTGCCCGGAGCCGCGGGAGGAGCCCGGTCCGGCCGGGTCCTGA